The uncultured Desulfuromonas sp. genome has a segment encoding these proteins:
- a CDS encoding hydrogenase, with product MGLSIEQCTQAVAACPFGALHHAEKGLRIDLGRCLFCADCPAAEQGALTFSGDYRLAVRQVEDLCYGGDGDEVYRLADALNERMLKLFGRSLKLRQVSAGGCNACEADLNVLNTLFFDLGRFGIQFVASPRHADGLMITGPVSENMRNALLDTYAAVPEPKLVIASGACAIGGGPFRDSEEVHNGVGDLLPVDLYIPGCPPHPITALDGLLRLLARR from the coding sequence GTGGGACTGAGCATCGAGCAGTGTACGCAGGCCGTTGCGGCCTGCCCGTTTGGCGCGCTACATCACGCTGAGAAGGGACTGCGCATCGACCTCGGCCGCTGCCTGTTCTGCGCCGACTGTCCGGCCGCGGAGCAGGGTGCCCTGACGTTCAGTGGCGACTACCGCCTCGCGGTGCGCCAGGTTGAGGATCTATGTTATGGGGGGGATGGTGACGAGGTTTACCGGCTGGCCGATGCGCTTAACGAACGGATGCTCAAACTGTTTGGCCGCTCCCTCAAGCTGCGCCAGGTGTCGGCTGGCGGCTGCAACGCCTGCGAAGCCGATCTTAACGTTCTCAACACCCTGTTCTTCGACCTCGGCCGCTTCGGCATCCAGTTCGTTGCTTCGCCGCGCCACGCCGACGGCCTGATGATCACCGGCCCGGTGAGCGAAAACATGCGCAACGCCCTGCTCGACACCTACGCCGCCGTGCCCGAACCCAAGCTGGTCATCGCCTCCGGCGCCTGCGCCATCGGCGGCGGCCCGTTCCGCGACAGTGAGGAAGTCCACAACGGCGTCGGCGATCTACTGCCCGTCGATCTCTACATCCCCGGCTGCCCACCGCATCCCATCACTGCCCTCGATGGCCTGCTGCGCCTTCTGGCGCGGCGCTGA
- a CDS encoding hydrogenase, with the protein MSRGEVVKLSVADRLPLAELPVLNYDRFALLLGDLVQGGARVASYFARPEPEGLTLYAVAVTDGSASVNVLRTTLEEGFASLTPQLPQLHLFERELAEQYGVQPHGHPWFKPVRFHGNWANRLDAWQREAGRHPLVGAMDYYRVEGAEIHEVAVGPVHAGVIEPGHFRFQCHGEEVLHLEISLGYQHRAIEKNLRGGPHPATVYQMETAAGDTTIGHACAYAQLLETLSATQVLQRAHVIRAIALELERLANHVGDVGALAGDVGFLPTSSFCGRLRGDYLNLSAEICGSRFGRGLVRPGGVSFDLDDARVATLQQRLKVLEPETRGAIDLCFDSPSVLARFEGVGTLTARDAEALGLVGVAARACGLPRDTRRHLAPDIWQAVFGEPVVESDGDVYARGNVRRREIIASLELLRHFLDRLPAGDTSVPLGPLAADSLAVSFCEGWRGEVVHTAITDSNGRIDRYKIVDPSFHNWSGLALALRGEQISDFPLCNKSFNLSYCGFDL; encoded by the coding sequence ATGAGTCGGGGAGAGGTGGTGAAATTATCGGTCGCGGATCGCTTGCCCCTGGCGGAGCTCCCCGTGCTCAACTATGACAGGTTTGCTCTGTTGCTGGGTGATCTGGTTCAGGGCGGCGCACGTGTGGCAAGTTACTTTGCCCGCCCGGAGCCGGAAGGGCTGACCCTGTATGCGGTTGCCGTCACAGACGGCTCCGCCAGCGTCAACGTGCTGCGGACCACGCTTGAAGAGGGTTTTGCTTCGCTCACTCCGCAGTTGCCGCAACTCCATCTGTTCGAACGCGAACTTGCTGAACAATACGGCGTCCAGCCCCATGGCCATCCATGGTTCAAGCCGGTGCGTTTTCATGGCAACTGGGCCAACAGGCTGGATGCCTGGCAACGTGAAGCGGGTCGCCACCCCCTGGTCGGCGCCATGGACTACTACCGGGTTGAAGGCGCGGAGATCCATGAAGTGGCCGTCGGGCCGGTACATGCCGGGGTGATCGAACCCGGCCATTTCCGCTTTCAGTGCCACGGCGAGGAAGTGCTCCATCTGGAGATCTCCCTCGGCTACCAGCACCGCGCTATTGAAAAGAACCTGCGCGGCGGCCCCCATCCGGCCACGGTGTACCAGATGGAAACCGCGGCCGGCGATACCACCATCGGCCATGCCTGCGCCTATGCCCAGCTGCTGGAAACCTTGTCCGCCACGCAAGTTTTACAACGCGCTCACGTCATTCGCGCCATTGCTCTGGAGCTGGAACGGCTGGCCAACCATGTCGGCGATGTTGGCGCCCTGGCCGGCGATGTCGGTTTTCTGCCCACATCCTCGTTCTGCGGGCGACTGCGCGGCGACTACCTCAACCTCAGCGCAGAGATCTGCGGTAGCCGCTTTGGCCGCGGTCTGGTGCGGCCGGGTGGGGTGAGTTTCGATCTCGATGACGCGCGTGTGGCCACCTTGCAGCAGCGCCTCAAGGTTCTGGAGCCGGAAACCCGCGGTGCCATTGATCTGTGTTTCGACAGTCCGTCGGTGCTGGCGCGCTTTGAGGGCGTCGGTACGCTGACGGCCCGGGATGCAGAGGCGCTGGGTTTGGTCGGCGTCGCCGCCCGCGCCTGCGGTCTGCCGCGCGATACGCGCCGTCACCTGGCACCGGACATTTGGCAAGCCGTCTTTGGCGAGCCGGTTGTCGAAAGTGATGGCGACGTCTATGCCCGCGGCAACGTGCGTCGCCGTGAGATCATCGCCTCCCTTGAGTTGTTACGCCATTTCCTCGACCGGCTTCCCGCAGGTGACACCAGCGTCCCTCTCGGGCCGTTGGCTGCCGACAGCCTGGCGGTGTCGTTCTGCGAAGGCTGGCGCGGCGAGGTCGTGCATACGGCAATCACCGACAGTAACGGTCGCATCGACCGCTACAAGATCGTTGACCCCTCCTTTCACAACTGGAGCGGGCTGGCGCTGGCCCTGCGCGGCGAGCAGATATCCGATTTTCCGCTGTGCAACAAGAGCTTTAACCTGTCGTACTGCGGGTTTGATTTGTAG